The following DNA comes from Acidobacteriota bacterium.
CAAGCAGAAGCCCGATTTGATTACCAGGTGGCCGAAGCGTATTACCAGCGAGCACTCATAATCCAGCAAAGCCAGTCTCCTATCAATGAACTGGATCTGGCAACCACCTTTGGAAACATCTCCCGACTGTTCCTGGCCAAGCGCGAACTGGATAAATCACTCGAATATCAGAACCGATCCAGAACACTGTATGAAAAGGTGTTGCCGGCAACACATCATCAAATCTTTTCAGAGTATGTCAGAATAGCGAATCTATTCTTTGCCAAACAAGATTTTGTCCAGACCAGGAACTGGCTTGACACCGCACAGGCATTTCTCTCGCGTCAATCAAATCCACGAACGGAAGATGCTTTTTTTCTCTTCACTTCATATGGAAAACTCTGGCTCGCATTGAATGACCTGGAAAAATCGGAATTGTATTGCACGCAAGCCATTGAGGTCGGAAAACAATTACCCGACAAAAACTCGGCGTACCACCTCAGCCCTTTCTCGTCGCTGTTCTGGGTTTATGAACAAAAGCAAAAATACCTCAAAGCAGCGGAATGCCTCACCTACCTGCAAAATCAGACTGAAGAAAGATGGGTGAAAAATCTGGTTTGGGGCGCGGAATCCCAAAAACGCAATTTGATCACAAACCAACGCAATCAATGGTATGGCCAGACGATCTGGTTTCACCTTCATCACAATACCGAGGCACCAGACTTTGGGCGGGTTGCCCTTCAGGCAATTCTGCGGAAAAAGGGCCGTGCGCTGGAGGCCATGGCTGAGAATATCGATACTCTGCGTCAGCAAAGTTCACCAGAGAATCAGAAAATTCTGGATGAACTGTTTGTCGTACGCAGTCGGTTGTCCGCATTGAGTCTGCGCGGACCCGGAAAAACCCCAATTGAGCAGTATCGAGCCAGACTGAGTGATCTTGAAAAGCAATGCAGCCAGCTTGAGACCAAACTCAGCACCCTCAGTTTTCAATATCGCCAGCTTGCCACTCCGATCAATCTGGATGATATTCAGGCAACAATTCCTAATCAGAGTATGCTGATTGAATATTGTGTGTACTTTCCATATTCCACTCAAACAAGGACCTGGGAATCGCCTCGCTATGCAGTCTATACCCTGAATCGAACTGGAAAGATTGGGTTTGCTGATTTAGGAGAGCAGTCTGAAATTGACAACCTGGTCAAGGAGTTTCGGCAGGCGCTGGCAGCGGCTGGCGACCAGCGCAACCTCACCAAAATCAACCTTTCAACTGAGCGCCGAAGGTCACTCAACCAGGTCCAGAAACTGGCGCGTCAGCTTGATGCAAAACTCCTGCAGCCGGTTCGGAAGTTCATTGGTGACAATGACCATCTTCTGATCTCACCTGACGGCGCCCTTAACCTGATTCCCTTTGCCGCATTGGTGGATGAATCCCACCGCTATCTGGTCGAGTCGCATGAAATCACCTACCTCTCCAGCGGACGCGACCTGCTTCGCCTCAAAGACAAAGTTCAGACCCATCAACCGGCCCTGGCGCTGGCCAACCCTCAATTTGATGACGGTCCCGGCCCAACCCTTTTCGGTCAGCATTTTGATCCACTGGTTCAGCTTCCCGGCGGCGGACAGGAAGGCAAATTCCTCAAATCCCTCTTTCCCAAAGCCCAGTTGAAGCAGGGTTCTGATGCCACTGAAACTATTCTGAAACAAATTCAACAACCGGAATTGCTTCATATTGCCACCCACGGCTACTTTCTGGAGCCAGATAAGGACGCCCAGGCAGTCACCGAAGTCCTGGATAATCGTTCCCTCAGCCTTGGCCTGTCTGACCAAACTGTTTCTCCTGAGTTCATCCGACAATCAAACCCGTTGCTACGCTCAATGCTCTTCTTTTCGGGTGCCAATCGTCCTCAAGCTCCAACCGAATCTGGTGATGACGGCATCCTGACCGCCCTCGAAGTCGCCAGCCTGAACCTCTGGGGGACAAAACTGGTGGTCCTTTCCGCCTGTGACACTGGGGTCGGAGAAGTCAAACGCGGGGATGGCGTCTTCGGTCTACGCCGGGCGCTGGCCCTGGCCGGGAGCGAATCCCAAATGATCAGCCTCTGGCCGGTTTCTGATGCTGGCACACGCGAGTTGATGTTCAAATTCTATCGCCGTCTCAAAGCCGGTGAAGGCCGTAGCGAAGCCCTGCGCAACGCCCAGCTTGACCTCATTAAGAACCCAAAACGCAGCCATCCCTACTTTTGGGCGAGCTTTATTCAGTCTGGTGAATGGGCCAATTTGGATGGGAAACGGAAGAAATAAAAGAATGAAGAATTGAGAATGCCGGATACGGATTTAAAGGCTAGCAAAGAGAAATCTGATTTCCAGTGTCTTCCTCGTGTTGGGGGCTGATCAGTTGTTTGTACAGATATAAATTCTCACAAATCCATCGGGGGAGAGCAAAGTGTGGAACCCCAACCAGTGGCAGGGTAGGTTCGTTGAGCAGGACTGCTCGTTCAACAAATTCCTGGGTGAGGGAAATCATATTGAGTAAAGCGGCATACCGACTTTCTCGAAGTTGTTTCCACCATTCGGTTTCCTCACCAAAGTTTCCTTCATACGCCCGCTGATATTCCCGTCTCAGTGAAGCAGCCAGTGCCTGGTGAATCTGATAACACACCACAATGGGTGTATCAGTTGGTTCTACCTCAAAGAGATAATGAGCCAGATTGTGAGTGGAAGGTAATGAGGCATATCGCTCATTCAGAATAAACCCAAGTGTTGCAAATTCATCTTCGGTAATGTGACGGTGAATCAAAAGCTGGACTTCCTGACTCAGACTCAGCCACAGGTCAATTTTATCCATAGCGCGTTCTCCTTTGGTCACGTTTCACAAGAATAATCCAAATCTGTTGGCTGACAACTGCAAAATTGAGTAAGTATCTTACTGAGAATCCCAAGGCATTTTGAACCACGAAACACACGAAATACACAAAAAATCAAACACTTACCGAATTCAATCGGTCAGCAAATCTATAACAGGGCACGGAGTCAGGTCATTCAACCAAAGGAATCTGGTGAACTACTGACTATTGGCTACTGACTACTGACTGACTTTTGTTTATTTTTTGGCCAGACAATCCCAAACATCTGCCATGACCAGATTCGCGGCGGCTTGAAACTGTCCACTGAGCGGATCGGGTTTTTGCCTGACGGTGACAGTCCAGTCAGGCCGACGGCGAGCACCTTCTAAAATCCGCTCTTTGACCAGCGGGTCAGATGCGAAAACAACCAGTCCTTGAATGTGGTCTGTTTCCCGAAGTCTTTCCAGAAAATG
Coding sequences within:
- a CDS encoding CHAT domain-containing protein; the protein is RSIAIIEKVVGLNHPQVAMGYNTLGEIYRVQNKFAQAETTFQTALSRMEKAETPNKQGEATILNNFALTIYAKGDYIKAVEMLKDVVAKRKETVGEKHPLYATGLLNLAEGYRKIGRFAEMEPLMKEALAIQREISGPESFPVVACLNNLGDYYRETGNYGLAEINLQQALAILEKTVGSQSPELCPTLINLGIQAEARFDYQVAEAYYQRALIIQQSQSPINELDLATTFGNISRLFLAKRELDKSLEYQNRSRTLYEKVLPATHHQIFSEYVRIANLFFAKQDFVQTRNWLDTAQAFLSRQSNPRTEDAFFLFTSYGKLWLALNDLEKSELYCTQAIEVGKQLPDKNSAYHLSPFSSLFWVYEQKQKYLKAAECLTYLQNQTEERWVKNLVWGAESQKRNLITNQRNQWYGQTIWFHLHHNTEAPDFGRVALQAILRKKGRALEAMAENIDTLRQQSSPENQKILDELFVVRSRLSALSLRGPGKTPIEQYRARLSDLEKQCSQLETKLSTLSFQYRQLATPINLDDIQATIPNQSMLIEYCVYFPYSTQTRTWESPRYAVYTLNRTGKIGFADLGEQSEIDNLVKEFRQALAAAGDQRNLTKINLSTERRRSLNQVQKLARQLDAKLLQPVRKFIGDNDHLLISPDGALNLIPFAALVDESHRYLVESHEITYLSSGRDLLRLKDKVQTHQPALALANPQFDDGPGPTLFGQHFDPLVQLPGGGQEGKFLKSLFPKAQLKQGSDATETILKQIQQPELLHIATHGYFLEPDKDAQAVTEVLDNRSLSLGLSDQTVSPEFIRQSNPLLRSMLFFSGANRPQAPTESGDDGILTALEVASLNLWGTKLVVLSACDTGVGEVKRGDGVFGLRRALALAGSESQMISLWPVSDAGTRELMFKFYRRLKAGEGRSEALRNAQLDLIKNPKRSHPYFWASFIQSGEWANLDGKRKK